In one Gemmatimonadales bacterium genomic region, the following are encoded:
- a CDS encoding divalent metal cation transporter, which translates to MPPTRRTPPPRRLPRLLAALGPGLITGAADDDPSGIATYSLAGARLGTDLLWMAWVTWPLMAAVQMMCARIGMVTGRGLMGALRGKFRRRVLAPAAGALLIANTINIGADLSGMADAGELLSGVSSHLWVVLFGAGIAWATIRLHYHELARVLKWLTLALFSYLATAVFIHPHWGDIARAAFLPGIPRGRQAWAMVVAILGTTISPYLFFWQTSEEVEEEREGGRRTVAEREGATRAELIDRSLDVGVGSFFSNLVMFFIILVTALTLHAHGVRAPETSREVAEALRPLAGRFAALLYTAGIVGTGLLTIPTLSGSAAYALAELLGWREGVDQPFRGAPAFYVIVAASIAGGVAMDFANLNPVQALYWSAVINGLLAPFLLTGILIIASDAKLMRGQPSSRLGRLVVGATTVAMFAAGVAMFLV; encoded by the coding sequence ATGCCACCGACTCGCCGAACACCTCCTCCCCGACGGCTTCCCCGTCTCCTAGCCGCGCTAGGGCCCGGACTCATCACTGGGGCCGCTGACGACGACCCATCGGGCATCGCGACCTATTCCCTCGCCGGGGCCAGGCTCGGGACCGACCTGCTCTGGATGGCCTGGGTGACCTGGCCGCTGATGGCAGCGGTGCAGATGATGTGCGCCCGGATCGGGATGGTCACGGGGCGGGGACTGATGGGCGCGCTCCGTGGCAAGTTCCGCCGCCGGGTCCTGGCGCCCGCGGCGGGAGCGCTGCTGATCGCCAACACGATCAACATCGGCGCCGACCTGAGCGGCATGGCCGACGCCGGCGAGTTGCTGTCGGGCGTGAGCTCGCATCTCTGGGTGGTGCTGTTCGGCGCCGGGATCGCGTGGGCCACCATCCGCCTGCACTATCATGAACTCGCCCGGGTGCTCAAATGGCTCACACTCGCGCTGTTCTCCTACCTCGCCACCGCCGTCTTCATTCACCCGCACTGGGGCGACATCGCGCGGGCCGCGTTCCTGCCCGGAATTCCCCGCGGGCGCCAGGCCTGGGCGATGGTCGTCGCCATCCTGGGGACGACCATCAGTCCGTATCTATTCTTCTGGCAGACGTCGGAGGAGGTCGAAGAAGAGAGGGAAGGTGGGCGCCGCACGGTCGCCGAGCGGGAAGGCGCCACGCGCGCCGAGCTGATCGACCGGAGCCTCGATGTCGGTGTCGGGTCCTTCTTCTCCAATCTGGTGATGTTCTTCATCATCCTGGTCACGGCGCTCACCCTGCACGCGCACGGTGTGCGGGCGCCGGAGACGTCCCGCGAGGTGGCCGAGGCGCTTCGTCCGCTGGCGGGACGGTTCGCCGCGCTGCTGTACACCGCCGGCATCGTGGGCACCGGTCTCCTGACGATCCCGACGCTGAGCGGCTCCGCCGCGTACGCCCTGGCCGAGCTGTTGGGCTGGCGCGAAGGGGTGGACCAGCCCTTCCGCGGAGCCCCTGCATTCTATGTGATCGTCGCCGCCTCGATCGCGGGAGGCGTGGCGATGGACTTCGCCAACCTCAATCCGGTGCAGGCACTCTACTGGTCCGCCGTGATCAACGGCCTCCTCGCGCCGTTTCTCCTCACCGGCATCCTGATCATCGCCTCCGACGCCAAGCTCATGAGGGGCCAGCCGAGCTCGCGGCTCGGCCGACTGGTCGTCGGGGCGACGACGGTGGCGATGTTCGCGGCGGGGGTGGCGATGTTTCTCGTGTGA